A region of Periplaneta americana isolate PAMFEO1 chromosome 16, P.americana_PAMFEO1_priV1, whole genome shotgun sequence DNA encodes the following proteins:
- the LOC138692250 gene encoding transcriptional repressor CTCF-like isoform X6, whose product MTLPMWQLQEVQQVVTSEEGAEEGTYFVDQSGHYYYQASSDQQPVMTVVSGVADPSAEVADGTSEATYVAMQPQEGHVEETITSMEASDDGNTTSGESTGQMILNAGDAYQTVTIVPSDTNPGEVSYVLIVQQPDDKDDKGDDQDLTVYDFDEGEEGGIALESGDEDDKTKIIKILPKKSQTVTQAHMCNYCNYTSPKRYLLSRHMKSHSEERPHKCSVCERGFKTLASLQNHVNTHTGTKPHRCKFCDSAFTTSGELVRHVRYRHTHEKPHKCTECDYASVELSKLKRHMRCHTGERPYQCPHCTYASPDTFKLKRHLRIHTGEKPYECDICHARFTQSNSLKAHKLIHSAGDKPVFQCELCPTTCGRKTDLRIHVQKLHTSDKPLKCKRCGKSFPDRYTYKIHNKSHEGEKCFKCDLCPYASISQRHLESHMLIHTDQKPYQCDQCDQSFRQKQLLRRHQNLYHNPNYVPPPPREKTHECPECGRAFRHKGNLIRHMAVHDPESSAQEKALALKLGRQKKIQIIDGQQVEVMAGEEDDDDDEDTDGEMMAVEGQDGQQYVVLEVIQLQDGDGGEQAVAVVTGDASHTMEQAVALHTAESDEEGILAGQHITPDSHLTDDEDVMETLRNSRKLSRKDALAIRKRIETEKDMQNCFGFDDEGEEEVDDDETAKTTIQLLEAIH is encoded by the exons atgacCCTGCCCATGTGGCAGCTGCAAG AAGTTCAGCAAGTAGTAACGTCTGAAGAAGGTGCTGAGGAAGGCACATATTTTGTTGATCAGTCTGGTCATTATTATTACCAAGCAAGCAGTGATCAGCAACCAGTCATGACTGTTGTATCTG GCGTTGCAGATCCTTCAGCTGAAGTGGCTGATGGGACATCAGAAGCAACTTATGTTGCAATGCAGCCTCAGGAAGGTCATGTGGAGGAGACAATAACATCAATGGAAGCTTCTGACGAT GGCAATACCACAAGTGGAGAGTCAACAGGTCAGATGATATTAAATGCTGGTGATGCGTATCAGACAGTTACAATCGTTCCATCTGATACAAATCCCGGGGAGGTGAGCTATGTCCTCATTGTCCAGCAGCCAGATGACAAGGATGACAAGGGAGATGACCAGGATCTCACAGTGTATGATTTTGATGAGGGTGAAGAAGGTGGCATAGCTTTG gaatctggagatgaagatgataaaacaaaaataattaagatTTTACCCAAGAAGTCTCAGACTGTAACTCAGGCTCATATGTGTAATTATTGCAATTACACTAGTCCTAAAAG GTACCTGCTGTCACGTCACATGAAGTCCCATTCAGAAGAACGGCCACACAAATGTAGTGTATGTGAAAGAGGTTTCAAAACATTGGCTTCATTACAGAACCACGTCAACACGCATACAGGAACCAAACCACATCGGTGTAAATTTTGCGACAGTGCTTTTACCACTTCAG GTGAACTGGTAAGACATGTTCGGTACAGACATACACACGAGAAACCACATAAATGTACAGAGTGTGATTACGCGAGCGTGGAATTGAGTAAATTGAAGCGTCACATGCGCTGCCACACTGGCGAGAGACCATACCAG tgtcCACACTGTACATATGCAAGTCCAGATACATTCAAGTTGAAACGTCACCTGCGTATTCACACGGGTGAAAAACCGTATGAATGTGACATCTGTCACGCACGATTCACACAATCCAATAGCCTCAAGGCGCATAAACTCATCCATAGTG CTGGCGACAAACCGGTGTTCCAGTGTGAACTCTGTCCAACAACATGTGGACGTAAGACTGACCTTCGAATACACGTACAAAAACTCCACACTTCAGACAAACCCCTGAAATGTAAGAGGTGTGGAAAGTCCTTTCCAGATAGGTACACATATAAG atccATAATAAATCGCATGAAGGGGAAAAGTGTTTCAAGTGTGACCTATGTCCTTATGCTTCCATATCCCAGAGACATTTGGAGTCTCATATGTTAATACATACAGATCAAAAACCATATCAGTGTGATCAGTGCGACCAGTCATTCCGTCAGAAGCAGCTATTACGGCGGCATCAGAATCTATATCATAATCCCAATTACGTACCACCTCCACCGAGAGAAAAAACTCACGAATGCCCTGAATGCGGAAGAGCGTTCCGTCACAAAGGAAACCTCATACGGCATATGGCAGTCCATGATCCTGAGTCATCAGCACAAGAGAAAGCTCTTGCATTGAAACTTGGGCGTCAGAAGAAGATTCAA ATAATTGATGGGCAGCAAGTAGAAGTAATGGCAGGTGAGgaggatgacgacgatgatgaagatACAGATGGCGAAATGATGGCTGTTGAAGGTCAGGATGGGCAGCAGTATGTTGTATTGGAAGTAATTCAGCTTCAg GATGGTGACGGTGGTGAACAAGCAGTAGCTGTTGTCACAGGTGATGCGTCACATACAATGGAGCAGGCTGTTGCCCTGCACACTGCTGAGAGTGATGAAGAAGGTATTTTAGCAGGCCAACATATCACACCTGATTCCC ATCTCACAGATGATGAGGATGTAATGGAAACTCTGAGAAATAGTAGAAAACTATCTAGAAAAGATGCATTAGCAATAAGAAAAAGAATAGAGACTGAAAAGGATATGCAGAATTGTTTTGGATTTGAT gatGAAGGAGAAGAGGAAGTAGATGATGATGAAACAGCTAAAACAACAATCCAGCTCCTAGAAGCCATCCACTAG
- the LOC138692250 gene encoding transcriptional repressor CTCFL-like isoform X1 encodes MSDDKEKKTARGSGGLSAVQIKMEGQETGETITDIQNYLETFNKEIQGGDQIVQHVTEVQQVVTSEEGAEEGTYFVDQSGHYYYQASSDQQPVMTVVSGVADPSAEVADGTSEATYVAMQPQEGHVEETITSMEASDDGNTTSGESTGQMILNAGDAYQTVTIVPSDTNPGEVSYVLIVQQPDDKDDKGDDQDLTVYDFDEGEEGGIALESGDEDDKTKIIKILPKKSQTVTQAHMCNYCNYTSPKRYLLSRHMKSHSEERPHKCSVCERGFKTLASLQNHVNTHTGTKPHRCKFCDSAFTTSGELVRHVRYRHTHEKPHKCTECDYASVELSKLKRHMRCHTGERPYQCPHCTYASPDTFKLKRHLRIHTGEKPYECDICHARFTQSNSLKAHKLIHSAGDKPVFQCELCPTTCGRKTDLRIHVQKLHTSDKPLKCKRCGKSFPDRYTYKIHNKSHEGEKCFKCDLCPYASISQRHLESHMLIHTDQKPYQCDQCDQSFRQKQLLRRHQNLYHNPNYVPPPPREKTHECPECGRAFRHKGNLIRHMAVHDPESSAQEKALALKLGRQKKIQIIDGQQVEVMAGEEDDDDDEDTDGEMMAVEGQDGQQYVVLEVIQLQDGDGGEQAVAVVTGDASHTMEQAVALHTAESDEEGILAGQHITPDSHLTDDEDVMETLRNSRKLSRKDALAIRKRIETEKDMQNCFGFDDEGEEEVDDDETAKTTIQLLEAIH; translated from the exons AAGTTCAGCAAGTAGTAACGTCTGAAGAAGGTGCTGAGGAAGGCACATATTTTGTTGATCAGTCTGGTCATTATTATTACCAAGCAAGCAGTGATCAGCAACCAGTCATGACTGTTGTATCTG GCGTTGCAGATCCTTCAGCTGAAGTGGCTGATGGGACATCAGAAGCAACTTATGTTGCAATGCAGCCTCAGGAAGGTCATGTGGAGGAGACAATAACATCAATGGAAGCTTCTGACGAT GGCAATACCACAAGTGGAGAGTCAACAGGTCAGATGATATTAAATGCTGGTGATGCGTATCAGACAGTTACAATCGTTCCATCTGATACAAATCCCGGGGAGGTGAGCTATGTCCTCATTGTCCAGCAGCCAGATGACAAGGATGACAAGGGAGATGACCAGGATCTCACAGTGTATGATTTTGATGAGGGTGAAGAAGGTGGCATAGCTTTG gaatctggagatgaagatgataaaacaaaaataattaagatTTTACCCAAGAAGTCTCAGACTGTAACTCAGGCTCATATGTGTAATTATTGCAATTACACTAGTCCTAAAAG GTACCTGCTGTCACGTCACATGAAGTCCCATTCAGAAGAACGGCCACACAAATGTAGTGTATGTGAAAGAGGTTTCAAAACATTGGCTTCATTACAGAACCACGTCAACACGCATACAGGAACCAAACCACATCGGTGTAAATTTTGCGACAGTGCTTTTACCACTTCAG GTGAACTGGTAAGACATGTTCGGTACAGACATACACACGAGAAACCACATAAATGTACAGAGTGTGATTACGCGAGCGTGGAATTGAGTAAATTGAAGCGTCACATGCGCTGCCACACTGGCGAGAGACCATACCAG tgtcCACACTGTACATATGCAAGTCCAGATACATTCAAGTTGAAACGTCACCTGCGTATTCACACGGGTGAAAAACCGTATGAATGTGACATCTGTCACGCACGATTCACACAATCCAATAGCCTCAAGGCGCATAAACTCATCCATAGTG CTGGCGACAAACCGGTGTTCCAGTGTGAACTCTGTCCAACAACATGTGGACGTAAGACTGACCTTCGAATACACGTACAAAAACTCCACACTTCAGACAAACCCCTGAAATGTAAGAGGTGTGGAAAGTCCTTTCCAGATAGGTACACATATAAG atccATAATAAATCGCATGAAGGGGAAAAGTGTTTCAAGTGTGACCTATGTCCTTATGCTTCCATATCCCAGAGACATTTGGAGTCTCATATGTTAATACATACAGATCAAAAACCATATCAGTGTGATCAGTGCGACCAGTCATTCCGTCAGAAGCAGCTATTACGGCGGCATCAGAATCTATATCATAATCCCAATTACGTACCACCTCCACCGAGAGAAAAAACTCACGAATGCCCTGAATGCGGAAGAGCGTTCCGTCACAAAGGAAACCTCATACGGCATATGGCAGTCCATGATCCTGAGTCATCAGCACAAGAGAAAGCTCTTGCATTGAAACTTGGGCGTCAGAAGAAGATTCAA ATAATTGATGGGCAGCAAGTAGAAGTAATGGCAGGTGAGgaggatgacgacgatgatgaagatACAGATGGCGAAATGATGGCTGTTGAAGGTCAGGATGGGCAGCAGTATGTTGTATTGGAAGTAATTCAGCTTCAg GATGGTGACGGTGGTGAACAAGCAGTAGCTGTTGTCACAGGTGATGCGTCACATACAATGGAGCAGGCTGTTGCCCTGCACACTGCTGAGAGTGATGAAGAAGGTATTTTAGCAGGCCAACATATCACACCTGATTCCC ATCTCACAGATGATGAGGATGTAATGGAAACTCTGAGAAATAGTAGAAAACTATCTAGAAAAGATGCATTAGCAATAAGAAAAAGAATAGAGACTGAAAAGGATATGCAGAATTGTTTTGGATTTGAT gatGAAGGAGAAGAGGAAGTAGATGATGATGAAACAGCTAAAACAACAATCCAGCTCCTAGAAGCCATCCACTAG
- the LOC138692250 gene encoding transcriptional repressor CTCFL-like isoform X2: MSDDKEKKTARGSGGLSAVQIKMEGQETGETITDIQNYLETFNKEIQGGDQIVQHVTEVQQVVTSEEGAEEGTYFVDQSGHYYYQASSDQQPVMTVVSGVADPSAEVADGTSEATYVAMQPQEGHVEETITSMEASDDGNTTSGESTGQMILNAGDAYQTVTIVPSDTNPGEVSYVLIVQQPDDKDDKGDDQDLTVYDFDEGEEGGIALESGDEDDKTKIIKILPKKSQTVTQAHMCNYCNYTSPKRYLLSRHMKSHSEERPHKCSVCERGFKTLASLQNHVNTHTGTKPHRCKFCDSAFTTSGELVRHVRYKHTHEKPHKCTLCDYASVELSKMRNHMRCHTGERPYQCPHCTYASPDTFKLKRHLRIHTGEKPYECDICHARFTQSNSLKAHKLIHSAGDKPVFQCELCPTTCGRKTDLRIHVQKLHTSDKPLKCKRCGKSFPDRYTYKIHNKSHEGEKCFKCDLCPYASISQRHLESHMLIHTDQKPYQCDQCDQSFRQKQLLRRHQNLYHNPNYVPPPPREKTHECPECGRAFRHKGNLIRHMAVHDPESSAQEKALALKLGRQKKIQIIDGQQVEVMAGEEDDDDDEDTDGEMMAVEGQDGQQYVVLEVIQLQDGDGGEQAVAVVTGDASHTMEQAVALHTAESDEEGILAGQHITPDSHLTDDEDVMETLRNSRKLSRKDALAIRKRIETEKDMQNCFGFDDEGEEEVDDDETAKTTIQLLEAIH, from the exons AAGTTCAGCAAGTAGTAACGTCTGAAGAAGGTGCTGAGGAAGGCACATATTTTGTTGATCAGTCTGGTCATTATTATTACCAAGCAAGCAGTGATCAGCAACCAGTCATGACTGTTGTATCTG GCGTTGCAGATCCTTCAGCTGAAGTGGCTGATGGGACATCAGAAGCAACTTATGTTGCAATGCAGCCTCAGGAAGGTCATGTGGAGGAGACAATAACATCAATGGAAGCTTCTGACGAT GGCAATACCACAAGTGGAGAGTCAACAGGTCAGATGATATTAAATGCTGGTGATGCGTATCAGACAGTTACAATCGTTCCATCTGATACAAATCCCGGGGAGGTGAGCTATGTCCTCATTGTCCAGCAGCCAGATGACAAGGATGACAAGGGAGATGACCAGGATCTCACAGTGTATGATTTTGATGAGGGTGAAGAAGGTGGCATAGCTTTG gaatctggagatgaagatgataaaacaaaaataattaagatTTTACCCAAGAAGTCTCAGACTGTAACTCAGGCTCATATGTGTAATTATTGCAATTACACTAGTCCTAAAAG GTACCTGCTGTCACGTCACATGAAGTCCCATTCAGAAGAACGGCCACACAAATGTAGTGTATGTGAAAGAGGTTTCAAAACATTGGCTTCATTACAGAACCACGTCAACACGCATACAGGAACCAAACCACATCGGTGTAAATTTTGCGACAGTGCTTTTACCACTTCAG GTGAACTGGTAAGACACGTTCGGTACAAACACACTCACGAGAAACCCCACAAGTGTACGTTATGCGACTACGCCAGTGTGGAACTGAGCAAAATGAGGAATCATATGAGGTGCCATACTGGCGAGAGGCCTTACCAG tgtcCACACTGTACATATGCAAGTCCAGATACATTCAAGTTGAAACGTCACCTGCGTATTCACACGGGTGAAAAACCGTATGAATGTGACATCTGTCACGCACGATTCACACAATCCAATAGCCTCAAGGCGCATAAACTCATCCATAGTG CTGGCGACAAACCGGTGTTCCAGTGTGAACTCTGTCCAACAACATGTGGACGTAAGACTGACCTTCGAATACACGTACAAAAACTCCACACTTCAGACAAACCCCTGAAATGTAAGAGGTGTGGAAAGTCCTTTCCAGATAGGTACACATATAAG atccATAATAAATCGCATGAAGGGGAAAAGTGTTTCAAGTGTGACCTATGTCCTTATGCTTCCATATCCCAGAGACATTTGGAGTCTCATATGTTAATACATACAGATCAAAAACCATATCAGTGTGATCAGTGCGACCAGTCATTCCGTCAGAAGCAGCTATTACGGCGGCATCAGAATCTATATCATAATCCCAATTACGTACCACCTCCACCGAGAGAAAAAACTCACGAATGCCCTGAATGCGGAAGAGCGTTCCGTCACAAAGGAAACCTCATACGGCATATGGCAGTCCATGATCCTGAGTCATCAGCACAAGAGAAAGCTCTTGCATTGAAACTTGGGCGTCAGAAGAAGATTCAA ATAATTGATGGGCAGCAAGTAGAAGTAATGGCAGGTGAGgaggatgacgacgatgatgaagatACAGATGGCGAAATGATGGCTGTTGAAGGTCAGGATGGGCAGCAGTATGTTGTATTGGAAGTAATTCAGCTTCAg GATGGTGACGGTGGTGAACAAGCAGTAGCTGTTGTCACAGGTGATGCGTCACATACAATGGAGCAGGCTGTTGCCCTGCACACTGCTGAGAGTGATGAAGAAGGTATTTTAGCAGGCCAACATATCACACCTGATTCCC ATCTCACAGATGATGAGGATGTAATGGAAACTCTGAGAAATAGTAGAAAACTATCTAGAAAAGATGCATTAGCAATAAGAAAAAGAATAGAGACTGAAAAGGATATGCAGAATTGTTTTGGATTTGAT gatGAAGGAGAAGAGGAAGTAGATGATGATGAAACAGCTAAAACAACAATCCAGCTCCTAGAAGCCATCCACTAG
- the LOC138692250 gene encoding transcriptional repressor CTCFL-like isoform X4 yields the protein MPPVSQNSRGSGGLSAVQIKMEGQETGETITDIQNYLETFNKEIQGGDQIVQHVTEVQQVVTSEEGAEEGTYFVDQSGHYYYQASSDQQPVMTVVSGVADPSAEVADGTSEATYVAMQPQEGHVEETITSMEASDDGNTTSGESTGQMILNAGDAYQTVTIVPSDTNPGEVSYVLIVQQPDDKDDKGDDQDLTVYDFDEGEEGGIALESGDEDDKTKIIKILPKKSQTVTQAHMCNYCNYTSPKRYLLSRHMKSHSEERPHKCSVCERGFKTLASLQNHVNTHTGTKPHRCKFCDSAFTTSGELVRHVRYRHTHEKPHKCTECDYASVELSKLKRHMRCHTGERPYQCPHCTYASPDTFKLKRHLRIHTGEKPYECDICHARFTQSNSLKAHKLIHSAGDKPVFQCELCPTTCGRKTDLRIHVQKLHTSDKPLKCKRCGKSFPDRYTYKIHNKSHEGEKCFKCDLCPYASISQRHLESHMLIHTDQKPYQCDQCDQSFRQKQLLRRHQNLYHNPNYVPPPPREKTHECPECGRAFRHKGNLIRHMAVHDPESSAQEKALALKLGRQKKIQIIDGQQVEVMAGEEDDDDDEDTDGEMMAVEGQDGQQYVVLEVIQLQDGDGGEQAVAVVTGDASHTMEQAVALHTAESDEEGILAGQHITPDSHLTDDEDVMETLRNSRKLSRKDALAIRKRIETEKDMQNCFGFDDEGEEEVDDDETAKTTIQLLEAIH from the exons AAGTTCAGCAAGTAGTAACGTCTGAAGAAGGTGCTGAGGAAGGCACATATTTTGTTGATCAGTCTGGTCATTATTATTACCAAGCAAGCAGTGATCAGCAACCAGTCATGACTGTTGTATCTG GCGTTGCAGATCCTTCAGCTGAAGTGGCTGATGGGACATCAGAAGCAACTTATGTTGCAATGCAGCCTCAGGAAGGTCATGTGGAGGAGACAATAACATCAATGGAAGCTTCTGACGAT GGCAATACCACAAGTGGAGAGTCAACAGGTCAGATGATATTAAATGCTGGTGATGCGTATCAGACAGTTACAATCGTTCCATCTGATACAAATCCCGGGGAGGTGAGCTATGTCCTCATTGTCCAGCAGCCAGATGACAAGGATGACAAGGGAGATGACCAGGATCTCACAGTGTATGATTTTGATGAGGGTGAAGAAGGTGGCATAGCTTTG gaatctggagatgaagatgataaaacaaaaataattaagatTTTACCCAAGAAGTCTCAGACTGTAACTCAGGCTCATATGTGTAATTATTGCAATTACACTAGTCCTAAAAG GTACCTGCTGTCACGTCACATGAAGTCCCATTCAGAAGAACGGCCACACAAATGTAGTGTATGTGAAAGAGGTTTCAAAACATTGGCTTCATTACAGAACCACGTCAACACGCATACAGGAACCAAACCACATCGGTGTAAATTTTGCGACAGTGCTTTTACCACTTCAG GTGAACTGGTAAGACATGTTCGGTACAGACATACACACGAGAAACCACATAAATGTACAGAGTGTGATTACGCGAGCGTGGAATTGAGTAAATTGAAGCGTCACATGCGCTGCCACACTGGCGAGAGACCATACCAG tgtcCACACTGTACATATGCAAGTCCAGATACATTCAAGTTGAAACGTCACCTGCGTATTCACACGGGTGAAAAACCGTATGAATGTGACATCTGTCACGCACGATTCACACAATCCAATAGCCTCAAGGCGCATAAACTCATCCATAGTG CTGGCGACAAACCGGTGTTCCAGTGTGAACTCTGTCCAACAACATGTGGACGTAAGACTGACCTTCGAATACACGTACAAAAACTCCACACTTCAGACAAACCCCTGAAATGTAAGAGGTGTGGAAAGTCCTTTCCAGATAGGTACACATATAAG atccATAATAAATCGCATGAAGGGGAAAAGTGTTTCAAGTGTGACCTATGTCCTTATGCTTCCATATCCCAGAGACATTTGGAGTCTCATATGTTAATACATACAGATCAAAAACCATATCAGTGTGATCAGTGCGACCAGTCATTCCGTCAGAAGCAGCTATTACGGCGGCATCAGAATCTATATCATAATCCCAATTACGTACCACCTCCACCGAGAGAAAAAACTCACGAATGCCCTGAATGCGGAAGAGCGTTCCGTCACAAAGGAAACCTCATACGGCATATGGCAGTCCATGATCCTGAGTCATCAGCACAAGAGAAAGCTCTTGCATTGAAACTTGGGCGTCAGAAGAAGATTCAA ATAATTGATGGGCAGCAAGTAGAAGTAATGGCAGGTGAGgaggatgacgacgatgatgaagatACAGATGGCGAAATGATGGCTGTTGAAGGTCAGGATGGGCAGCAGTATGTTGTATTGGAAGTAATTCAGCTTCAg GATGGTGACGGTGGTGAACAAGCAGTAGCTGTTGTCACAGGTGATGCGTCACATACAATGGAGCAGGCTGTTGCCCTGCACACTGCTGAGAGTGATGAAGAAGGTATTTTAGCAGGCCAACATATCACACCTGATTCCC ATCTCACAGATGATGAGGATGTAATGGAAACTCTGAGAAATAGTAGAAAACTATCTAGAAAAGATGCATTAGCAATAAGAAAAAGAATAGAGACTGAAAAGGATATGCAGAATTGTTTTGGATTTGAT gatGAAGGAGAAGAGGAAGTAGATGATGATGAAACAGCTAAAACAACAATCCAGCTCCTAGAAGCCATCCACTAG
- the LOC138692250 gene encoding transcriptional repressor CTCF-like isoform X5: protein MEGQETGETITDIQNYLETFNKEIQGGDQIVQHVTEVQQVVTSEEGAEEGTYFVDQSGHYYYQASSDQQPVMTVVSGVADPSAEVADGTSEATYVAMQPQEGHVEETITSMEASDDGNTTSGESTGQMILNAGDAYQTVTIVPSDTNPGEVSYVLIVQQPDDKDDKGDDQDLTVYDFDEGEEGGIALESGDEDDKTKIIKILPKKSQTVTQAHMCNYCNYTSPKRYLLSRHMKSHSEERPHKCSVCERGFKTLASLQNHVNTHTGTKPHRCKFCDSAFTTSGELVRHVRYRHTHEKPHKCTECDYASVELSKLKRHMRCHTGERPYQCPHCTYASPDTFKLKRHLRIHTGEKPYECDICHARFTQSNSLKAHKLIHSAGDKPVFQCELCPTTCGRKTDLRIHVQKLHTSDKPLKCKRCGKSFPDRYTYKIHNKSHEGEKCFKCDLCPYASISQRHLESHMLIHTDQKPYQCDQCDQSFRQKQLLRRHQNLYHNPNYVPPPPREKTHECPECGRAFRHKGNLIRHMAVHDPESSAQEKALALKLGRQKKIQIIDGQQVEVMAGEEDDDDDEDTDGEMMAVEGQDGQQYVVLEVIQLQDGDGGEQAVAVVTGDASHTMEQAVALHTAESDEEGILAGQHITPDSHLTDDEDVMETLRNSRKLSRKDALAIRKRIETEKDMQNCFGFDDEGEEEVDDDETAKTTIQLLEAIH, encoded by the exons AAGTTCAGCAAGTAGTAACGTCTGAAGAAGGTGCTGAGGAAGGCACATATTTTGTTGATCAGTCTGGTCATTATTATTACCAAGCAAGCAGTGATCAGCAACCAGTCATGACTGTTGTATCTG GCGTTGCAGATCCTTCAGCTGAAGTGGCTGATGGGACATCAGAAGCAACTTATGTTGCAATGCAGCCTCAGGAAGGTCATGTGGAGGAGACAATAACATCAATGGAAGCTTCTGACGAT GGCAATACCACAAGTGGAGAGTCAACAGGTCAGATGATATTAAATGCTGGTGATGCGTATCAGACAGTTACAATCGTTCCATCTGATACAAATCCCGGGGAGGTGAGCTATGTCCTCATTGTCCAGCAGCCAGATGACAAGGATGACAAGGGAGATGACCAGGATCTCACAGTGTATGATTTTGATGAGGGTGAAGAAGGTGGCATAGCTTTG gaatctggagatgaagatgataaaacaaaaataattaagatTTTACCCAAGAAGTCTCAGACTGTAACTCAGGCTCATATGTGTAATTATTGCAATTACACTAGTCCTAAAAG GTACCTGCTGTCACGTCACATGAAGTCCCATTCAGAAGAACGGCCACACAAATGTAGTGTATGTGAAAGAGGTTTCAAAACATTGGCTTCATTACAGAACCACGTCAACACGCATACAGGAACCAAACCACATCGGTGTAAATTTTGCGACAGTGCTTTTACCACTTCAG GTGAACTGGTAAGACATGTTCGGTACAGACATACACACGAGAAACCACATAAATGTACAGAGTGTGATTACGCGAGCGTGGAATTGAGTAAATTGAAGCGTCACATGCGCTGCCACACTGGCGAGAGACCATACCAG tgtcCACACTGTACATATGCAAGTCCAGATACATTCAAGTTGAAACGTCACCTGCGTATTCACACGGGTGAAAAACCGTATGAATGTGACATCTGTCACGCACGATTCACACAATCCAATAGCCTCAAGGCGCATAAACTCATCCATAGTG CTGGCGACAAACCGGTGTTCCAGTGTGAACTCTGTCCAACAACATGTGGACGTAAGACTGACCTTCGAATACACGTACAAAAACTCCACACTTCAGACAAACCCCTGAAATGTAAGAGGTGTGGAAAGTCCTTTCCAGATAGGTACACATATAAG atccATAATAAATCGCATGAAGGGGAAAAGTGTTTCAAGTGTGACCTATGTCCTTATGCTTCCATATCCCAGAGACATTTGGAGTCTCATATGTTAATACATACAGATCAAAAACCATATCAGTGTGATCAGTGCGACCAGTCATTCCGTCAGAAGCAGCTATTACGGCGGCATCAGAATCTATATCATAATCCCAATTACGTACCACCTCCACCGAGAGAAAAAACTCACGAATGCCCTGAATGCGGAAGAGCGTTCCGTCACAAAGGAAACCTCATACGGCATATGGCAGTCCATGATCCTGAGTCATCAGCACAAGAGAAAGCTCTTGCATTGAAACTTGGGCGTCAGAAGAAGATTCAA ATAATTGATGGGCAGCAAGTAGAAGTAATGGCAGGTGAGgaggatgacgacgatgatgaagatACAGATGGCGAAATGATGGCTGTTGAAGGTCAGGATGGGCAGCAGTATGTTGTATTGGAAGTAATTCAGCTTCAg GATGGTGACGGTGGTGAACAAGCAGTAGCTGTTGTCACAGGTGATGCGTCACATACAATGGAGCAGGCTGTTGCCCTGCACACTGCTGAGAGTGATGAAGAAGGTATTTTAGCAGGCCAACATATCACACCTGATTCCC ATCTCACAGATGATGAGGATGTAATGGAAACTCTGAGAAATAGTAGAAAACTATCTAGAAAAGATGCATTAGCAATAAGAAAAAGAATAGAGACTGAAAAGGATATGCAGAATTGTTTTGGATTTGAT gatGAAGGAGAAGAGGAAGTAGATGATGATGAAACAGCTAAAACAACAATCCAGCTCCTAGAAGCCATCCACTAG